The Pirellulales bacterium genome includes a region encoding these proteins:
- a CDS encoding AarF/ABC1/UbiB kinase family protein: protein MRLSTIPQLYRHASRWRQILTVLSKYGLAGWIERLGPRFTHGILKDRDGTALCSHSRETRIRLALSELGPTFIKLGQILSTRPDVVGVALADELAKLQDRTPADSYGQVVSIVESELGQPLPELFLDFEEVPLASASIGQVHRARLKNGDWVVAKVRHAGIEEIIRRDLEILTGLAHWAERVPELANYRPRATVAEFQRVLRRELDFGREERNLQQFAYLFADDPTVKIPRSYPELSTSRVLTMQYLEGVKLSHVEKVYEAGFDLKEVARRGADLYLTMIFTHGFYHADPHPGNLILMPGNVIGLLDFGMVGRIDDALREEVEDLLLAIGERNPGRLAQVITQMGEVPRDLDQTALGYDLADFVAHYGNQSIEDVNLSAALNEMTEIIRRYRIMLPARIAMLLKMLVMLEGTARLASPRFSLMEVLAPHQKQMAWRRISPLRRLRKLRHVYNEIEHLAEVLPRKVLDIVDLFHAGKIDVHLDHRGLEPSVNRLVLGMLASALFLGSALLLSREVPPLVGPAWLFGERGVSLFGVAGCVVALGLGLRLLRAINKSGHLDRRD from the coding sequence TGGATCGAACGGCTGGGTCCGCGCTTTACGCACGGCATTTTGAAAGATCGCGACGGCACGGCCCTGTGCAGCCACAGCCGCGAAACGCGCATTCGGTTGGCCCTTTCGGAACTGGGCCCCACGTTCATTAAGCTGGGCCAAATTTTGAGCACGCGCCCTGATGTCGTGGGAGTGGCCCTGGCAGACGAATTGGCAAAATTGCAAGATCGCACTCCAGCCGATTCGTACGGACAAGTCGTAAGCATCGTAGAGTCCGAACTGGGCCAGCCCTTGCCCGAATTGTTCCTCGATTTTGAAGAAGTCCCACTGGCCAGCGCTTCGATTGGCCAGGTTCACCGGGCGCGCTTAAAAAATGGCGATTGGGTCGTGGCCAAGGTGCGGCACGCGGGCATCGAAGAAATCATCCGCCGCGATTTGGAAATTCTCACCGGACTGGCGCATTGGGCCGAACGGGTGCCGGAGCTGGCCAATTATCGTCCCCGGGCCACCGTCGCCGAGTTTCAACGCGTGTTGCGGCGAGAGCTCGATTTTGGCCGCGAAGAGCGCAATCTCCAGCAATTTGCCTATTTGTTCGCCGACGACCCCACCGTGAAAATTCCGCGCTCCTATCCGGAGCTTTCCACATCGCGCGTGCTGACCATGCAGTACCTGGAAGGCGTGAAGCTTTCGCACGTCGAAAAAGTGTACGAAGCGGGGTTTGATTTGAAGGAGGTTGCCCGTCGCGGGGCCGATTTATATCTCACCATGATTTTCACCCACGGCTTTTATCATGCCGATCCGCATCCGGGCAATTTGATTCTCATGCCTGGCAATGTAATCGGGCTGTTGGATTTTGGCATGGTGGGGCGCATTGATGATGCGCTGCGTGAGGAAGTCGAAGACCTATTGCTGGCCATTGGCGAGCGCAACCCCGGGCGGCTGGCACAAGTAATTACGCAAATGGGCGAAGTGCCGCGCGATTTAGATCAAACGGCGCTGGGTTACGATTTGGCCGATTTCGTGGCGCATTACGGTAACCAGTCGATTGAAGATGTCAATCTGAGCGCCGCGCTGAACGAAATGACCGAAATCATTCGCCGCTATCGCATTATGCTGCCGGCACGCATTGCCATGTTGCTGAAAATGTTGGTCATGTTGGAAGGCACAGCCCGGCTGGCCAGCCCGCGGTTTAGCTTGATGGAAGTTTTGGCCCCGCACCAAAAGCAAATGGCCTGGCGGCGCATTTCGCCGCTGCGGCGGCTGCGGAAGCTGCGTCACGTGTACAACGAAATTGAGCACTTGGCCGAAGTACTGCCGCGCAAAGTGCTTGACATTGTCGATTTGTTTCACGCCGGAAAAATCGACGTGCATCTGGATCATCGCGGCCTGGAGCCTTCGGTCAATCGGCTGGTGCTGGGCATGCTGGCCAGCGCGCTATTTTTGGGCTCGGCCTTGCTCCTGAGCCGCGAAGTGCCGCCGCTGGTTGGGCCTGCCTGGTTGTTTGGCGAGCGCGGGGTATCGCTGTTCGGCGTGGCCGGTTGCGTTGTCGCCTTGGGCCTGGGCTTGCGATTGCTGCGCGCCATCAACAAGTCGGGCCATTTGGACCGCCGAGACTGA